The proteins below are encoded in one region of Bacteroides uniformis:
- a CDS encoding deoxyguanosinetriphosphate triphosphohydrolase, whose protein sequence is MMNWNTLISAKRFGLEEFHQERHENRSEFQRDYDRLIFSAPFRRLQNKTQVFPLPGSVFVHNRLTHSLEVSCVGRSLGNDVSKVLIARHPELQGSYLTEIGSIVSAACLAHDLGNPPFGHSGERAISTFFSEGKGMSLKGQLTPSQWEDLTHFEGNANAFRLLTHQFEGRRQGGFVLTYSTLASIVKYPFSSSLAGKKSKFGFFITEEESFRRIAEELGMEKQNDAPLKYARHPLVYLVEAADDICYQMMDIEDAHKLKILTTQETKELLLSYFSKERQAHRLKTMEIVSDTNEQIAYLRSSVIGLLIGECVQAFVDNEEKILKGEFEGSLINHISEVPANAYKHCADISLKRIYRSRDVLDIELAGFRIISTLLELMIDAVRSPEKAYSQLLINRVSGQYNIKAPALYERIQAVLDYISGMTDVFALDLYRKINGNSLPAV, encoded by the coding sequence TCTCTGCCCCCTTCCGCCGTCTGCAGAACAAAACCCAGGTATTCCCTCTTCCCGGTAGTGTATTCGTCCACAACCGATTGACACACAGCTTGGAAGTATCATGCGTAGGCCGCTCATTAGGCAACGATGTATCGAAAGTTCTCATTGCCCGCCACCCGGAACTGCAAGGCAGCTACCTCACCGAAATAGGCTCCATCGTTTCGGCCGCCTGCCTGGCACACGACTTGGGAAATCCTCCTTTCGGACATTCGGGAGAACGAGCTATTTCCACCTTTTTTTCTGAAGGAAAAGGAATGTCCCTGAAGGGCCAACTGACACCTTCCCAATGGGAGGACCTTACCCACTTTGAAGGGAATGCAAATGCGTTCCGCCTGCTTACCCACCAGTTTGAGGGAAGGCGACAGGGAGGATTTGTACTCACCTACTCCACCTTGGCAAGCATCGTGAAATATCCCTTTTCATCGAGTCTTGCAGGCAAAAAGTCAAAATTCGGTTTCTTCATCACAGAGGAAGAAAGTTTTCGCCGCATAGCAGAAGAGTTGGGTATGGAGAAGCAGAACGATGCCCCGTTGAAATATGCCCGCCACCCGCTGGTCTATCTGGTGGAAGCCGCCGATGACATCTGCTACCAGATGATGGATATTGAGGATGCTCACAAACTGAAAATTCTGACTACACAAGAAACCAAAGAGTTGCTTCTTTCTTATTTCTCGAAAGAGCGCCAAGCACACCGGCTCAAAACGATGGAGATAGTAAGTGACACCAATGAACAAATAGCCTATCTGCGTTCCAGCGTTATCGGACTGCTTATCGGCGAATGCGTGCAAGCCTTTGTAGACAATGAAGAAAAGATTCTGAAAGGAGAATTTGAAGGAAGCCTCATCAACCATATATCCGAGGTACCAGCCAATGCCTACAAGCACTGTGCAGACATCTCCCTGAAGAGGATTTACCGTTCACGCGATGTACTGGACATTGAACTTGCCGGTTTCCGCATCATCAGTACCCTGCTCGAACTGATGATTGACGCCGTGCGTTCTCCGGAAAAGGCATATTCGCAACTGCTCATCAATCGCGTATCGGGCCAGTACAACATAAAAGCGCCTGCACTCTACGAAAGAATACAGGCGGTATTGGATTACATCTCCGGAATGACGGATGTATTTGCACTCGATTTATATAGGAAAATAAACGGGAATAGCTTGCCAGCGGTATAA
- a CDS encoding GNAT family N-acetyltransferase — protein MEDVIAPISKELLKAELTEEKRLRMTNRSHNQIYIITAQDSPNTMKEIGRLREIAFRAAGGGTGKSMDIDEYDIMDNPYKQLIVWNPEAEEILGGYRYILGTDVRFDEHGAPILATAHMFNFSDKFLKDYLPTTIELGRSFVTLEYQSTRADSKGLFALDNLWDGLGALTVVMPNVKYFFGKVTMYPSYHRQSRDKILYFLRKHFADKDNLITPMKPLLLESDENELAALFCKDSFKEDYKILNCEIRKAGYNIPPLVNAYMSLSPTMRMFGTAINYGFGDVEETGILIAVDEILAEKRIRHIESFIASEPEACKLTSGANKVVS, from the coding sequence ATGGAAGATGTTATTGCACCGATAAGCAAGGAGCTGTTGAAAGCGGAGTTGACTGAGGAAAAGCGTCTGCGCATGACCAATAGAAGTCATAATCAGATATATATCATTACTGCCCAAGACTCTCCGAATACAATGAAGGAGATCGGCCGTTTGCGCGAGATTGCATTCCGTGCTGCGGGAGGAGGAACGGGCAAGTCTATGGATATTGATGAATATGACATCATGGACAACCCGTACAAGCAGTTGATTGTCTGGAATCCGGAAGCAGAAGAAATTTTGGGTGGATACCGTTATATCTTAGGTACGGATGTGCGTTTTGATGAACATGGTGCCCCTATTCTGGCAACTGCCCATATGTTTAACTTTTCGGATAAGTTTTTGAAGGACTATCTTCCTACGACCATCGAGTTAGGACGTTCGTTCGTTACGTTGGAGTATCAGTCTACGCGTGCAGACAGTAAAGGTCTGTTTGCGTTGGATAATCTGTGGGATGGTTTGGGCGCACTGACCGTAGTCATGCCCAATGTGAAGTATTTCTTCGGAAAGGTGACTATGTATCCCAGCTATCATCGTCAGAGTCGTGATAAGATTCTTTATTTTCTTCGGAAACACTTTGCGGATAAGGACAACCTGATTACTCCGATGAAGCCGTTGCTTCTGGAATCGGACGAGAATGAATTGGCGGCTCTCTTCTGTAAAGACTCTTTTAAGGAAGACTATAAGATTTTGAATTGTGAAATCCGTAAGGCGGGGTATAATATTCCCCCGCTGGTGAATGCCTATATGAGTCTCAGCCCTACCATGCGTATGTTCGGTACAGCCATCAATTACGGTTTCGGAGATGTGGAGGAAACGGGTATCCTAATTGCCGTGGACGAGATTTTGGCAGAAAAGCGCATTCGCCACATCGAGTCGTTCATAGCGAGCGAACCGGAGGCGTGCAAGCTTACGTCGGGAGCAAATAAGGTTGTATCATAG
- a CDS encoding glycoside hydrolase family 125 protein produces MTMATPAIFAVQPAMSNHVCASDAIKKDNRPVESKRLFCSKAVEEQIQRIQQLLKNQKLSWMFTNCFPNTLDTTVHFRKDKKDGKPDTFVYTGDIHAMWLRDSGAQVWPYVQLANEDKELKTMLAGVINRQFKLINVDPFANAFNDGPIPDGHWKTDLTDMNDEVHERKWEIDSLCYPLRLAYHYWKTTGDTSIFDAEWIKAIQNILTTFRDQQRRDGRGSYHFQRVTERALDTMTNDGWGNPVKPVGLIASSFRPSDDATTFQFLIPSNFFAVSSLRKAAEILTEVNNRPELAKECTDLAGEVETALRKYATYNHPKYGTIYAFEVDGFGNHLLMDDANVPSLIALPYLGDVDINDPIYQNTRRFVWSEDNPYFFKGTAGEGIGGPHIGYDMIWPMSIMMKAFTSQNDEEIKTCVKMLMDTEAGTGFMHESFHKDNPAKFTRAWFAWQNTLFGELILKLVNEGKLDLLNSIQ; encoded by the coding sequence ATGACAATGGCTACTCCTGCCATTTTTGCCGTACAGCCGGCCATGAGTAACCACGTATGCGCCTCCGACGCTATCAAGAAAGACAACCGACCGGTAGAATCAAAACGACTGTTCTGTTCCAAAGCCGTAGAAGAACAAATTCAACGGATACAGCAGCTGCTGAAAAATCAGAAGCTGTCATGGATGTTCACTAACTGCTTTCCCAACACGCTGGACACCACCGTCCATTTCCGCAAGGACAAGAAAGACGGGAAGCCCGACACATTTGTCTACACCGGAGATATCCATGCCATGTGGCTCCGCGACTCAGGTGCGCAGGTGTGGCCCTACGTACAGCTGGCCAATGAAGACAAGGAACTGAAGACGATGCTTGCAGGAGTCATCAACCGCCAATTCAAGCTGATTAATGTAGACCCGTTTGCCAACGCCTTCAACGACGGCCCCATCCCCGACGGACACTGGAAAACCGACCTTACCGACATGAACGACGAGGTGCACGAGCGTAAATGGGAAATCGATTCACTGTGTTATCCGCTACGCCTTGCCTACCATTACTGGAAAACGACCGGTGATACAAGCATCTTCGATGCCGAGTGGATAAAAGCAATCCAAAACATCCTGACCACCTTCCGCGACCAACAGCGCCGTGACGGACGCGGTTCCTACCATTTCCAGCGGGTAACTGAACGCGCACTGGACACGATGACCAACGACGGCTGGGGCAATCCGGTGAAACCGGTCGGACTGATTGCATCTTCTTTCCGCCCTTCCGATGACGCCACCACCTTCCAATTCCTGATACCCTCCAACTTCTTCGCCGTATCTTCGCTGCGTAAGGCAGCCGAGATTCTGACTGAAGTCAATAACCGCCCGGAGCTTGCAAAAGAATGTACCGACCTGGCCGGAGAAGTAGAAACCGCCCTACGAAAATACGCTACCTACAACCATCCCAAATACGGCACCATCTATGCCTTCGAGGTAGACGGTTTCGGCAACCACCTTCTGATGGACGACGCCAATGTACCGAGCCTTATCGCACTGCCCTATCTGGGCGATGTGGACATCAACGATCCTATTTACCAGAACACCCGTCGTTTCGTATGGAGCGAGGATAACCCATACTTCTTCAAAGGTACGGCAGGCGAAGGCATTGGAGGTCCGCACATCGGCTACGACATGATTTGGCCGATGAGCATCATGATGAAAGCCTTCACAAGCCAGAACGATGAAGAGATTAAAACTTGCGTGAAGATGTTGATGGATACAGAAGCCGGAACCGGCTTTATGCACGAGTCTTTCCACAAAGACAATCCCGCCAAGTTCACCCGCGCCTGGTTTGCATGGCAAAACACATTGTTTGGCGAACTCATTCTAAAACTGGTGAACGAGGGCAAGCTAGACTTGCTGAACAGCATACAGTAA
- a CDS encoding RNA polymerase sigma factor yields MNNITFKKDLLGVQDDLLRFAYKLTSDREEANDLLQETSLKALDNEEKYTPDTNFKGWIYTIMRNIFINNYRKVVRDQTFVDTTDNLYHLNLPRDAAFESTESAYDLKEMHRIVNALPREYKIPFSMHVSGFKYREIAEKLGLPLGTVKSRIYFTRQKLQQDLKDFV; encoded by the coding sequence ATGAACAATATAACATTTAAAAAAGACCTGCTCGGAGTTCAAGACGATTTATTGCGTTTTGCATACAAACTTACTTCCGACCGTGAAGAAGCCAACGACCTCTTGCAGGAAACATCCCTGAAAGCTCTGGATAACGAAGAGAAGTATACGCCCGATACTAATTTCAAAGGATGGATATACACCATCATGCGCAATATCTTCATCAACAATTACCGCAAAGTGGTGCGTGACCAGACTTTCGTGGATACCACGGACAATCTCTATCACCTGAACCTGCCGCGCGACGCCGCTTTTGAAAGCACAGAAAGCGCATATGACCTGAAAGAGATGCACCGCATTGTCAACGCCCTTCCACGGGAGTACAAGATTCCCTTCTCCATGCATGTCTCCGGCTTCAAATACCGCGAAATTGCAGAGAAGCTAGGGTTGCCCTTAGGCACGGTAAAGAGCCGCATTTACTTCACCCGCCAAAAACTACAACAAGACTTGAAGGATTTTGTTTAA
- a CDS encoding RNA polymerase sigma factor, translated as MNNRTFTQDLLGVQNDLLRFAYKLTSDREEANDLLQETSLKALDNEEKYTPDTNFKGWIYTIMRNIFINNYRKVVRDQTFVDTTDNLYHLNTPHDLTLDSTEGAYDLKEMHRIVNALPREYKIPFSMHVSGFKYREIAEKLNLPLGTVKSRIFFTRQKLQQELKDFR; from the coding sequence ATGAATAATAGAACATTTACCCAAGACCTACTCGGAGTTCAAAACGACTTATTACGCTTTGCATATAAATTAACCTCCGACCGCGAAGAGGCCAACGACCTGCTTCAAGAGACATCCCTGAAAGCTCTGGACAATGAAGAGAAGTACACACCTGATACCAACTTTAAAGGATGGATATATACCATCATGCGTAATATTTTCATCAACAATTACCGTAAAGTGGTACGTGACCAGACATTTGTAGATACCACAGACAATCTCTATCATCTGAACACGCCGCACGACCTCACACTCGACAGCACAGAAGGCGCCTACGACCTGAAGGAAATGCACCGCATTGTCAATGCCTTGCCACGTGAGTACAAGATACCTTTCTCCATGCATGTCTCCGGTTTCAAGTACCGTGAAATCGCAGAAAAGCTGAACCTCCCACTTGGAACAGTAAAGAGCCGCATCTTCTTTACCCGCCAGAAACTGCAACAGGAACTGAAAGATTTCAGATAA
- the mraZ gene encoding division/cell wall cluster transcriptional repressor MraZ — translation MIQFLGNIEAKADAKGRVFIPATFRKQLQAASEERLVLRKDVYQDCLVLYPESVWFATQNQLRCRLNKWNAKQQMIFRQFVSDAEVMTPDGNGRILLPKRYLQMAGIQSDVRFIGVDNTIEIWAKERADQPFMNPDEFSEALEELLGDENICCNENKL, via the coding sequence ATGATACAATTTTTAGGTAATATCGAGGCTAAGGCGGATGCAAAAGGAAGAGTTTTCATCCCGGCCACCTTCCGGAAACAGCTGCAAGCCGCTTCTGAAGAAAGACTCGTGTTGCGTAAGGACGTGTATCAGGATTGCCTGGTGCTCTACCCGGAAAGTGTATGGTTTGCCACTCAAAACCAACTTCGCTGCCGACTGAATAAATGGAACGCCAAACAACAAATGATTTTCCGCCAGTTCGTAAGTGACGCGGAAGTCATGACCCCTGACGGGAACGGACGCATCCTGCTCCCAAAACGTTACCTGCAAATGGCGGGTATACAAAGTGATGTCCGCTTCATTGGTGTGGACAACACAATAGAAATCTGGGCTAAGGAACGTGCCGACCAACCATTCATGAACCCCGACGAGTTCAGCGAGGCTCTTGAAGAACTGCTGGGAGACGAAAATATTTGTTGTAACGAAAATAAGCTATAA
- a CDS encoding 1-acyl-sn-glycerol-3-phosphate acyltransferase — translation MADDSLFLIDIDKILREKAPKQSKYIPKFVVSYLKHIVHQEELNVFLRESKDKVGVDFLKACLEFLDANIVVKGEENLPKEGLYTFVSNHPLGGQDGVALGYVLGSFYGGKVKYMVNDLLMNLHGLAPLCIPINKTGKQAKDFPRMVEAGFASDNQLIMFPAGLCSRRQNGVIRDLDWKKTFIVKSVEAHRDVVPIHFEGRNSNFFYNLANFCKMLGIKFNIAMLYLADEMLKNRHKTFTITIGKPIPWQTFDKSKSPAGWAQYVKDIVYKL, via the coding sequence ATGGCTGACGACTCTTTATTTTTGATTGACATAGACAAGATACTTCGGGAAAAGGCTCCGAAGCAGTCTAAGTATATCCCCAAGTTCGTGGTTTCTTATTTGAAGCACATCGTTCATCAAGAGGAATTGAATGTCTTTTTGCGGGAGTCGAAAGATAAAGTCGGTGTAGATTTCCTGAAAGCTTGTCTGGAGTTCCTTGATGCCAATATTGTGGTAAAGGGGGAGGAAAATCTGCCTAAAGAAGGGCTTTATACTTTTGTGTCCAACCATCCCCTGGGTGGGCAGGATGGAGTGGCACTGGGTTATGTCCTGGGCTCCTTTTATGGTGGCAAGGTGAAATATATGGTCAACGACCTGCTGATGAACCTGCACGGACTGGCGCCGCTTTGCATCCCCATCAACAAGACGGGAAAGCAGGCCAAAGACTTCCCCAGAATGGTGGAGGCGGGATTTGCTTCGGACAATCAGCTCATCATGTTTCCCGCAGGGCTTTGTTCGCGTAGGCAGAATGGGGTCATCCGTGACTTGGATTGGAAAAAGACCTTTATCGTGAAGAGTGTCGAAGCCCACCGTGATGTAGTTCCCATCCACTTCGAGGGGCGGAACTCCAACTTCTTTTATAATCTTGCCAATTTTTGTAAGATGTTGGGCATCAAGTTCAATATCGCCATGCTTTACCTGGCAGATGAAATGCTGAAGAATCGCCATAAAACATTTACCATCACCATAGGGAAGCCTATCCCCTGGCAAACTTTCGACAAATCGAAAAGCCCGGCCGGATGGGCGCAATATGTGAAGGATATTGTATATAAATTGTAG